A single Panthera tigris isolate Pti1 chromosome A3, P.tigris_Pti1_mat1.1, whole genome shotgun sequence DNA region contains:
- the CHRNA4 gene encoding neuronal acetylcholine receptor subunit alpha-4 isoform X1, whose protein sequence is MMTTNVWVKQEWHDYKLRWDPADYENVTSIRIPSELIWRPDIVLYNNADGDFAVTHLTKAHLFHDGRVQWTPPAIYKSSCSIDVTFFPFDQQNCTMKFGSWTYDKAKIDLVNMHSRVDQLDLWESGEWVIVDAVGTYNTRKYECCAEVYPDITYAFVIRRLPLFYTINLIIPCLLISCLTVLVFYLPSECGEKITLCISVLLSLTVFLLLITEIIPSTSLVIPLIGEYLLFTMIFVTLSIVITVFVLNVHHRSPRTHTMPAWVRRVFLDVVPRLLFMKRPSVVKDNCRRLIESMHKMAGAPGFWPEPEGAPTLTSAAQSQGPSPSSPSPSSRGPLDEPAKAQAACKLPSDRVPAPQPSEAENGSPCPSPDPCHPPSGTRAPGLAKARSLSAQHVSSPAEATEDGVRCRSRSIQCCVPRDDAASQAGGPAAGSPAFLKASSAELPPPDQPSPCKCRCQKEPSPNAALKARGTKAAPRHLPLSPALTRAVEGVQYIADHLKAEDTDFSVKEDWKYVAMVIDRIFLWVFVLVCLLGTAGLFLPPWLAGMI, encoded by the exons CGCGGACGGGGACTTTGCGGTCACCCACCTGACCAAGGCCCACCTCTTCCACGACGGGCGGGTCCAGTGGACGCCCCCGGCCATCTACAAGAGCTCCTGCAGCATCGACGTCACCTTCTTCCCCTTCGACCAGCAGAACTGCACCATGAAGTTCGGGTCCTGGACCTACGACAAGGCCAAGATCGACCTGGTGAACATGCACAGCCGCGTGGACCAGCTGGACCTGTGGGAGAGCGGGGAGTGGGTCATCGTGGACGCCGTGGGCACCTACAACACCAGGAAGTACGAGTGCTGTGCCGAGGTCTACCCGGACATCACCTACGCCTTCGTCATCCGGCGTCTGCCCCTCTTCTACACCATCAACCTCATCATCCCCTGCCTGCTCATCTCCTGCCTCACGGTGCTGGTCTTCTACCTGCCGTCCGAGTGCGGAGAGAAGATCACGCTGTGCATCTCCGTGCTGCTCTCGCTCACCGTCTTCCTGCTGCTCATCACCGAGATcatcccctccacctccctggtCATCCCGCTCATCGGCGAGTACCTGCTCTTCACCATGATCTTCGTCACGCTGTCCATCGTCATCACCGTCTTCGTGCTCAACGTGCACCACCGCTCCCCGCGCACGCACACCATGCCCGCCTGGGTCCGCCGGGTCTTCCTGGACGTCGTGCCCCGCCTGCTCTTCATGAAACGGCCGTCGGTGGTCAAGGACAACTGCAGGCGGCTCATCGAGTCCATGCACAAGATGGCCGGCGCCCCGGGCTTCTGGCCCGAGCCCGAGGGGGCGCCCACCCTCACGAGCGCAGCTCAGAGCCAGGGCCCCTCGCCCTCCTCGCCCTCCCCGTCCTCCCGCGGCCCCCTGGACGAGCCGGCCAAGGCCCAGGCGGCCTGCAAGCTGCCCTCGGACCGGGTCCCTGCCCCGCAGCCCTCGGAGGCTGAGAACGGGAGCCCCTGCCCCTCGCCTGATCCCTGCCACCCGCCCTCCGGCACCCGGGCCCCGGGGCTCGCCAAAGCCCGGTCCCTGAGTGCCCAGCACGTGTCCAGCCCCGCCGAAGCCACGGAGGACGGCGTCCGATGCCGGTCTCGGAGCATCCAGTGCTGCGTTCCCCGAGACGATGCCGCCTCCCAGGCCGGGGGCCCAGCGGCCGGCTCCCCCGCCTTTCTGAAGGCCAGCTCGGCCGAGCTCCCGCCTCCAGACCAGCCCTCTCCGTGCAAGTGCAGGTGCCAGAAGGAGCCGTCCCCAAACGCCGCGCTCAAAGCCCGCGGCACCAAAGCCGCGCCCCGGCACCTGCCCCTGTCCCCGGCGCTGACGCGGGCCGTAGAGGGCGTCCAGTACATCGCAGACCACCTGAAGGCGGAAGACACGGACTTCTCG GTAAAGGAGGACTGGAAGTACGTGGCCATGGTCATCGACCGCATCTTCCTGTGGGTGTTCGTCCTCGTCTGCCTGCTGGGGACCGCGGGTCTCTTCCTGCCCCCCTGGCTGGCCGGCATGATCTAG
- the CHRNA4 gene encoding neuronal acetylcholine receptor subunit alpha-4 isoform X2 yields the protein MKFGSWTYDKAKIDLVNMHSRVDQLDLWESGEWVIVDAVGTYNTRKYECCAEVYPDITYAFVIRRLPLFYTINLIIPCLLISCLTVLVFYLPSECGEKITLCISVLLSLTVFLLLITEIIPSTSLVIPLIGEYLLFTMIFVTLSIVITVFVLNVHHRSPRTHTMPAWVRRVFLDVVPRLLFMKRPSVVKDNCRRLIESMHKMAGAPGFWPEPEGAPTLTSAAQSQGPSPSSPSPSSRGPLDEPAKAQAACKLPSDRVPAPQPSEAENGSPCPSPDPCHPPSGTRAPGLAKARSLSAQHVSSPAEATEDGVRCRSRSIQCCVPRDDAASQAGGPAAGSPAFLKASSAELPPPDQPSPCKCRCQKEPSPNAALKARGTKAAPRHLPLSPALTRAVEGVQYIADHLKAEDTDFSVKEDWKYVAMVIDRIFLWVFVLVCLLGTAGLFLPPWLAGMI from the exons ATGAAGTTCGGGTCCTGGACCTACGACAAGGCCAAGATCGACCTGGTGAACATGCACAGCCGCGTGGACCAGCTGGACCTGTGGGAGAGCGGGGAGTGGGTCATCGTGGACGCCGTGGGCACCTACAACACCAGGAAGTACGAGTGCTGTGCCGAGGTCTACCCGGACATCACCTACGCCTTCGTCATCCGGCGTCTGCCCCTCTTCTACACCATCAACCTCATCATCCCCTGCCTGCTCATCTCCTGCCTCACGGTGCTGGTCTTCTACCTGCCGTCCGAGTGCGGAGAGAAGATCACGCTGTGCATCTCCGTGCTGCTCTCGCTCACCGTCTTCCTGCTGCTCATCACCGAGATcatcccctccacctccctggtCATCCCGCTCATCGGCGAGTACCTGCTCTTCACCATGATCTTCGTCACGCTGTCCATCGTCATCACCGTCTTCGTGCTCAACGTGCACCACCGCTCCCCGCGCACGCACACCATGCCCGCCTGGGTCCGCCGGGTCTTCCTGGACGTCGTGCCCCGCCTGCTCTTCATGAAACGGCCGTCGGTGGTCAAGGACAACTGCAGGCGGCTCATCGAGTCCATGCACAAGATGGCCGGCGCCCCGGGCTTCTGGCCCGAGCCCGAGGGGGCGCCCACCCTCACGAGCGCAGCTCAGAGCCAGGGCCCCTCGCCCTCCTCGCCCTCCCCGTCCTCCCGCGGCCCCCTGGACGAGCCGGCCAAGGCCCAGGCGGCCTGCAAGCTGCCCTCGGACCGGGTCCCTGCCCCGCAGCCCTCGGAGGCTGAGAACGGGAGCCCCTGCCCCTCGCCTGATCCCTGCCACCCGCCCTCCGGCACCCGGGCCCCGGGGCTCGCCAAAGCCCGGTCCCTGAGTGCCCAGCACGTGTCCAGCCCCGCCGAAGCCACGGAGGACGGCGTCCGATGCCGGTCTCGGAGCATCCAGTGCTGCGTTCCCCGAGACGATGCCGCCTCCCAGGCCGGGGGCCCAGCGGCCGGCTCCCCCGCCTTTCTGAAGGCCAGCTCGGCCGAGCTCCCGCCTCCAGACCAGCCCTCTCCGTGCAAGTGCAGGTGCCAGAAGGAGCCGTCCCCAAACGCCGCGCTCAAAGCCCGCGGCACCAAAGCCGCGCCCCGGCACCTGCCCCTGTCCCCGGCGCTGACGCGGGCCGTAGAGGGCGTCCAGTACATCGCAGACCACCTGAAGGCGGAAGACACGGACTTCTCG GTAAAGGAGGACTGGAAGTACGTGGCCATGGTCATCGACCGCATCTTCCTGTGGGTGTTCGTCCTCGTCTGCCTGCTGGGGACCGCGGGTCTCTTCCTGCCCCCCTGGCTGGCCGGCATGATCTAG